In a single window of the Acidobacteriota bacterium genome:
- the ftsH gene encoding ATP-dependent zinc metalloprotease FtsH, whose translation MAAGIFFLLPASFNKERPTEVSWNEFLNEIRADHLVEVNITEHSLIGALKEEVAKEQERPPKILANRLPNLDEAALLKELQEHRVRFIGHIESSFGWKEALLSILLPLILFSMLFSYGARRIGDGAGQALTFGKNRAKIYDQSSQNKVTFADVAGVDEAEAELVEVVDFLKNPQKYQRLGGRIPKGVLLLGPPGTGKTLLAKAVAGEAGVSFFSISGSEFVEMFVGVGAARVRDLFEQAKQKAPCIIFIDELDAIGKSRSAGRGMLMSNDEREQTLNQLLVEMDGFDTSKGVIMMAATNTPEVLDPALLRAGRFDRQVVIDRPDLQGREEILQVHARNVKLSADADLRTIAARTPGMVGADLANVINEAALLAARRNASAVEISDLEEAIDRVMLGLEKKHRVMSAAEKERVAWHESGHALAALSVEHANPVHRVSIIPRTIGALGYTLQLPTEERFLMTQPEIEDQLAVMLGGRVAEQIVYNGVISTGAADDLERASELARQMVTRFGMSEKLGHLTYGKSFSSRFLPSTFAAEERNYSEQTAELIDEEVLRIVDEAYERVKRILTRRREDLGRIASELIRKETLDRDELEKLLIPGQAVMPTVYVGAQAAD comes from the coding sequence ATGGCGGCGGGTATCTTTTTTCTGTTGCCGGCCAGCTTCAACAAGGAGCGTCCGACAGAAGTTTCGTGGAATGAATTTCTCAACGAAATTCGCGCCGATCACCTGGTGGAAGTCAACATCACAGAACATAGCCTGATAGGCGCACTGAAGGAAGAGGTGGCGAAGGAGCAGGAAAGGCCGCCAAAAATTCTGGCCAACCGCCTGCCAAATCTGGACGAAGCCGCGTTGCTCAAGGAGTTACAGGAACACCGGGTCCGATTCATCGGCCACATCGAATCGTCTTTCGGGTGGAAAGAGGCGCTGCTTTCCATCCTCCTGCCGTTGATTCTCTTTTCGATGCTGTTCAGTTACGGCGCGCGGCGCATCGGAGACGGCGCGGGGCAAGCCCTCACCTTCGGCAAAAACCGCGCGAAGATTTACGACCAGTCCAGCCAGAACAAAGTCACCTTCGCCGATGTTGCTGGCGTGGACGAAGCCGAAGCGGAGTTGGTCGAAGTCGTGGATTTCCTGAAAAACCCGCAGAAATACCAGCGGCTCGGCGGGCGCATTCCGAAAGGCGTGCTGCTGCTCGGTCCGCCGGGCACCGGCAAAACGCTGTTGGCCAAAGCCGTTGCGGGCGAAGCGGGCGTATCGTTTTTTTCGATTTCAGGCTCGGAGTTCGTTGAGATGTTCGTCGGCGTCGGGGCGGCACGCGTGCGCGACTTGTTCGAGCAGGCGAAGCAGAAAGCCCCGTGCATCATCTTCATTGACGAACTCGACGCCATCGGCAAGTCGCGCTCGGCCGGGCGCGGGATGTTAATGAGTAACGACGAGCGCGAACAGACGCTCAATCAACTGCTGGTGGAAATGGATGGCTTCGACACGTCGAAGGGCGTGATCATGATGGCCGCGACCAACACGCCGGAGGTGCTTGACCCGGCGCTGCTTCGAGCGGGGCGCTTTGACAGGCAAGTCGTCATAGATCGTCCCGATCTGCAGGGCCGTGAAGAAATCCTTCAGGTGCACGCGCGCAACGTGAAACTCAGCGCGGACGCGGACCTGCGAACCATCGCCGCCCGCACCCCCGGAATGGTCGGTGCGGATCTGGCCAACGTCATCAACGAAGCGGCGCTGCTGGCTGCTCGCCGCAATGCGAGCGCCGTCGAAATCAGCGATCTGGAAGAGGCGATTGACCGCGTCATGCTCGGCCTGGAAAAGAAGCATCGAGTGATGAGCGCCGCGGAGAAAGAACGCGTGGCCTGGCACGAATCCGGCCACGCGCTGGCGGCGCTGTCGGTCGAACACGCCAACCCGGTGCATCGCGTTTCGATCATCCCGCGCACGATCGGCGCGCTCGGTTACACGCTGCAACTGCCCACCGAGGAACGCTTCCTGATGACGCAGCCAGAAATCGAAGATCAACTCGCCGTCATGCTCGGCGGGCGCGTAGCGGAACAGATCGTTTACAACGGCGTGATTTCGACCGGCGCGGCAGATGACCTTGAACGTGCGTCGGAATTGGCACGACAGATGGTCACGCGCTTCGGCATGAGCGAAAAGCTTGGACATCTGACGTATGGCAAATCGTTTAGCTCGCGTTTTCTGCCTTCCACTTTCGCGGCGGAAGAGCGGAACTACAGCGAGCAGACGGCAGAACTGATTGACGAAGAAGTGCTCCGGATTGTGGATGAAGCTTACGAGCGGGTGAAACGGA